A window of Strigops habroptila isolate Jane chromosome 5, bStrHab1.2.pri, whole genome shotgun sequence genomic DNA:
AACATACCAGCTGTAATAGTGAAAAGTAAATTCGACTTACGTAAAATTTCTCATATTCTTTGAATAGGTTTCATATTTTAAGtgaatgttttaaaagcttaatatcagaaatattttaataagaaatttaCAGACCTACTCAGAAAAGTGAGTTGTTagttttctcatttaaaaacaagcaagttCAGTGGCAGAAGAATTGGATGTTTGATACAGAGCTTGCTGTTGATGAGTCGCGGAATGTTAgaatgtgtttgggtttttttatcttttcatggTGAATTGTGTgaatttcagaatgaaaacttCGTGAGAACGTTATTATTTCCCTTGTGTGTCACCCCAGGTGTAGGAGACTTTACTGTGAGTGATGTGAGTTTCCTACCAGACCCCTGTGCTCTACCTGAACAGCAGAAGAAGCGTTctttaaatgagaaagagaaactaGTCTATGCCCCTCTATCAGGAGTTGGGGGCATTGTATATGATAAAGATGCTGTTTATATTGACCTCGGTGGAAGCCATGCtcatgaaaaagaagaggtgaGGGAATACTGTTGGTGATTTTAATTCTCTTGCAAAATGTAGTTTTTAGCTTGAGAGTCAAAATAAGTGTTAAAAAGTAAGCTTCTTTAGAATAATCAATCCTTATATATCCATAGTGGGTATGGATATACCCACTAGCGATTTCAGAGgagagatatttttattatctctgCATAAAATATCGTGCAACACATTCGAAGGATCACTTAATAAGTACCTAAAGTAGTTTCAGTAATTTTCCAAACATTGACTTAAGATTTGTAAAAATTCCTGTTACTGGGATATTATCACTCTTGTTTTGCAGGGCAGGGTCATTGTGGGAAGGCACAGGATTTGACTGGTcagagggagaggtggaaaacaGATTGCGTACAAACAGATGGaattcagctgttttccctGTACTGTGCTAAAAGTCATATACGTTTACTGTAGTGGTTGCATGCTGTGAAGGAGGCcctctttaatttttcttgggTTTAACATTACATGCATTCTTGAAATGTGACGACAGAAGGGAGACCTTGCTATTCCGAGAAAATGTTTACATAAAgtgctttggatttttttcttacatatgcATGTTTCTACTGTTTTAGGCAGATTAATGACTGCGTTAGCTGTCcatgagacttttttttattcattttaattgaaaactaAAACATCTTGGCTTTCCAGGAAGAAGTGAGACCAAATCATGAATTAGTTCAAAGCCTCATCTCCACGCACTCAGCCATTGATGTTAAGATGGCATCAAGCAAGGTCTCTCTCTTCATGGACTCTGGACCCATAGGTTCAGAAGATATAGGACAAGAGTAAGTTATGAATGAATCTCTTAATTTCAGGCTCCAATGTAGGAAAAATTCTCTGTAGAGCACAGTTAGAATGGCCTATCGTTTAATTCTTCCTGAGACTACTCATATGCCACATGTGTATTTTGAGATAGGACGAATTGATACTAGAAAAGTTCTGTCAGCAGTATAGTCCTGGTTTCCAGGAATTCTTTGGTGATATAACCCTAAGTAAcatatttgtgtttttcttcgGAGTTTTGGAGAATATCAGCCATAATCTTCAGTAAAATTCATTGTATAACCTATTTTCATTCCATGGAAAACGAAGAATTTCTTGGAATTATTTATGGCTGTAACATAAGGTGTATTCTTAAATTAAGAGGCGTTCCATACTTAAAGAACTCCATTGCCTTTTTAATGTTCTCCATAACTTCaccttgttaaaaataaaaaaaataaaattatatattaacATGAAGCTTCattgtttcattaaaatttccTTGTATTTTACCATCTTACCCTGATTGTGATCTTTGGGAAAACAGGTTTGTGATGCCAAAAGAAGAGAGACAGATTGACTTGAAGACTGGAAGAGTACGTCGGAAGGCATTAtttgaagaagaggagaaagaaaatgatgatGCAGAAAGTGATGAGGAAGACAACCAAGAAGAAGAAGCAGTGTCTGAGGATGGAAGTGATGGTGATGATGAAGATGATACTGAGGAAGACAGTGGCAGAGAGCCATTAGAGGAAGAGATGGCTGTTGGGAGAGCCAAACGTCTGAAAACAGAGGTGGCTAAAGAAGAAACTGTAAATGAACTGCTAGCATTTGCAGACAGTGATGACGATCTTGAGATGAGTtctgaaggagaagaaggaaaaactgacCCTGAAGAGAGTGAGatggaggaagatgaggaggaggaggaagagcaaagGACTTACGAAAATGAAAGCTCAGATTCTGAATTTGAGGCTGCAGGCAAAAGAGTATCTGAGTCTAGGCAGTATGAAATAAAGAGTGAAGATACAGAAATGAGATCACAAATTGCAGATCAcagtctgaaaagaaaagcagtgctcaCTACAGATTCGGGCAACTGTACAGCAGAAGAGGCATCAGAATCCGAGGTTGAAAACTCTTCCCTTGATGAGGGTGATGATGAAGAAGGATCACATGATGAATTGGAAGCTGAGGAGTCAAGTAAGAAAGGATTTCGGCACACTCaagcaaaaaaagctgaaggaCAGTGTAAAGTTAAAGCTGAGGATGATGATGTGGAGAATCTACTGAGAGAGGAAGATGAgtatgaagaaaaaatagatttttctgctGACACAATAGGTAGACTATGAATGTTAAAACTGTCCGTTTTTAATTGGGTTGATTGTTAAAGGATATTATAATTAGTAAATATTGTATAATGTTGtcccttcaaaataaataaattgataAGTGACCATACTTGTAAAGGAATGGGACTTTACAGGATGACCTTCAGAAGTCCCTTCCTACCTGAGCTATTGTGCACATCTGTGAGGAAGACATGTATCATCATGAAAATCAGAGAATCTGTTACTGTTCCTAATAATCTCAAATTTTTGTCCTAAAATTAGGGCTCAtcggggaaaaaaaatcagcgATATAATTTGTTAGCCACAGTTTATGTTTCTGTGTATATGTGGAGTATGGAAAAAACCAACCTGTGGGTTCTGTCTACACTTCTTAAGCCTGTTATTGTCATGTCCTTACGTAAATTATTTGTGTAGCTCCTAATCCCTGTTCTTTCTTGGAGGTAGAATGcaagttttttcccttttcaggtGCACTTAAGTGGAAAGAGGACCTTGCACAGAAGGCAGCACAGGCCTTTCTGAGACAGCAACGTTCAACCCCCAATCTTCGTAAACTCGTATATGGAACAGGTATACATATGTTTGGAAACTTATACTGTCTTAATATATGCTAGTTTTTCAGCTGTGATCGAGTTTGCAAGTTTGAATCCGAGCGCTGTCTTTTGATGGGAGGCTTGAGAAGAGTTAGTTGACttttgggtgatttttttttttttatttttttatttttttccattgcttatAGTTATTTTCACTAGTAATTGTAATAATGACAGCTCTTACTTTTCcaacaaaaagcattttgaggTCATTTTCCAGACTACTCTATTGTTACTTGTATTTTCTGGTACAATTATTTCCCCCCAGGCATTTAGAGCTCAGTCATTTAGATAATTATCTGGTAGATACTACACAAATCCATTGTGGTAATTGATGTGTTTTATAAAGGGATGTCGCTTGTTGCTTGTTCTCAGGAATTCCTGTCAGTGACTGAGAGTGGAATATTCTCTTAGACATGACTTAGTATTATCATGTCTGTAGTAAGTGTGCttgtcaagaagaaaaaaagatagctggcttaaaaggaagagaaaattacTATTTCCGTGATTTGTCCTGTTTAATTGACAAGTTTTCCAGTAGTTGAGTGTACAAACCTCATCATGCAGAACCTCTGTAGAACACAATTAGAATTTGGCTTTTGTAAGCCATCCACACTGCAGGAGTGAGATTTGCTGACAGATTCTCAAGACGTCTGGTGTTTTTGATCTACAGACTAACTTAATGTTGTTTCTGTACACAGATGATTTTGGTATTGTTTCTAGTTATGATATTGAATGTACATCCTATGTTTGTTTACTGggcaatattatttttttttccgATGATTCCAGTTATGCCAATAGAACCAGATTTCAGGTTGGTCAAAGAAATTTGAGCTCTAGAATTTGTGAAATTAATTACATGTTTCCACGAAGAACTGTACAACTGAAGTTCACTATGATCACAGTGTATAGTATGTTCCTGGTTGCTGCTCACCTTATTTTGTTCTTGTGAGGTTGTTAATTTAACTCTTTAACACTGGATCAGTGTagctttttcttcagtctttcatatttaaaactatttttagtttgcatcttctttttttctcaaagtacTTTCATAATACTGCAGGTATTGTGAAACATAAGGTGGAAGAGAAGTTACTAATGAATGTAATTCATGTAGTGTGGTGAGAATAATCACAGCTTGTATGTTTCGTTTAGCTGTTGAGGATGAAGACCCTGAGGGTGAGGACGCAGGTGATGAACTCGGTGGTTTGTTTCATGTCAGCCGTCCAGACAAAGCATCCAAACAGAAAGCTAATGCTCTTGACTGCTCCAAATTTCTGATAGAAAAGCCGCAAGATTGGGATTTAGAAGAGGTAAAACCACTGAATGATTGCTTCAGCGCATCCTATACTGGTTGTGTCCTGCTGTCTCATAAAGTACTACTGAGGTGTCATTGAAACCTatgggagctgcagccagaTTGTCATGTTCTGCTACTTGCTGTTGTTAAAGTAGTTACTAGCTAACAGATTCCAAGACCTGTTCTTATAGAAATGAAAAGTTAGAGTAAGTCAATTTAGTGCTTGGCTGTCTTTACTGTTCGGTGGATCATAGTTTCCCCTTCTTTTTACTTCTTGACAAATAAGTAGCAATCCCGAGTGAAAACATAATGTGAGAAGGTAGAGACCTTGTTAATATAAAGACCTCTGGGCAAGAGCTGAATTGGTTTCACATTCCCGCTTTTGCTGAGGCATCATGTACTTTTGGTAATGATGTCTTGATATGGAGGTGTGCGTGAGAATAGCAGATTGAGCTGGTATCTATGATGGAGGAGTGGGGAACGCATTGCAGAATGTTTCTGTTGATCACAAGCTGTAACTGTACAAGGCAATGACACTATTATTTTGCAGGTTATGAGCAGTATTCGAGACTGCTTTGTTACAGGAAAATGGGAAGATGGCAAAGATGCAGCTAAGCTGTTGGAGGAGGATGGTATGTGTAAGACTTCTGAAAATGATTAATGTATACAggatttttaagaaaagtatgGCTTGATGGTTACATGTGTAGAATGTTTTGCATTAGTGATATACTTGCAATATTTTCAAACTATTACATAAATTATTATGCAGATACTAATGCAATTAAACATCACTGTAAATCTCTGCACAAACAGTAGGCAAATAGCACATtctgaattctgaaaatataCTCCCTGAAAAATagtttataatttaaattaGGAAATTTAGTCCTTGGTCCACACTTGGGCATGCCAACTTTAAGTTAGGTATCTGAGTTTAACTATTCATGCTCTATGAATGGTTTATTCTTCTGGATAGTTTCAGtagaaataagcagaaattctgttttaatgGGAAGATAAAGTGGTCATTCACATTTGGCTGAAAAGTGAGATCTATCTTCAGATGTTTTGGAGGTggttttttaattaggaaatatttataaaattttaatagtATAGCTGTATCTTGCATGTGAAATAATTGTGGTTTGACAGGCTTCTATGAGCgtttgtttttaacttaaaaattgtctgctatatttgttttttaatgaaggatGGGAAGTCGATTGCTCAGCTGGTGACTTGTGTCATTAGAGTGCTAACTAATGTGTGGTCCTTTAGAATGATCTAaactttatttacatttttgaaaCCATAAAAGTattgaaaggaaagaggaggagcCACTGGAGTTCAGCCGAgaattttcagctgaaactaGAGAGGGCAGAACAGACATATAAAACTgttgatggaaagaaaaaatatttgcactgaAACTAATCTACAAAGCAGTACCAAGAAATATACAATACTGAAAGTATGATAAATTGTATGGAACAATACAACAGAATGTTTAACTGTCAGATATCTTGGGTGCTTATGGTTGCAGAAGAACTGTATGGAGATTTTGAAGATCTTGAAACCGGTGTTGTGTACAAAGGGAAGGATGCTGCTGAAGGACATGAGGTCTGAcctgtatttttatgttctttagCAACATACATGCATATGAGTTTCTGATCAAGTGATAAGCTTCCTATGTAATAAACCTAGTTTTCATGAATTGATAGGAAAGAATTCAGtgggaacaaagaaaaaaagatgcatgCATCATGGACTTTGGTGCCTATAAATATCTAGAATGGCATATTTCATTCTCAAACTGAATTGTTGTTTAAAGTTAATTATGTAAGTTACATAATTAACATAATAACATAAATGAATGAGGAAGTTACCTCACTTATTTAACAGTAGGTGTCAGGCTTAATCAAGAGCTGGTGGATCTCGAGGTATGAAAGAAGTGTTTCAAACTCAAATGTGATCATAACTGTTTGTACTGTGTAATTTCATCTGATGCGGAAGACTGTAGAGCTCTGTTTAAACACAGTTTCCTAGTCGTTCCTCATATCTGCATAAAAGAGGCTGGTGGAAGCAATTTTATGCTGTGGCTTGGATATCTTCCAAGAACAGAGCTGTAGTTGTCTGTGATGATACAGATTGAAaaatcaggggtttttttcagactgagCAACTTGATGGCTTTGCATTTCCTTATAAAATTGAGGGTAATGGCATAATTTTGGCAGTTTTCAAATGGTCTGTGAACAAACTTCCTCCTCTCTGGCCTCTAGAGTGCTGCCTTCCAGCACACTATTACTCAGTGCTATCAaccattactttttttctttttttcattatgtttacTTAAGCTGTATAGTAACAGATAAGTCAGTTCTAGGGACTGTTCCctggcattaaaataaatgttacgTCAAGCAGTTTTCTTAATGAAAAGGGGTATGATagattattaaatattttggtcGTTACTGAAGTTACATCTTCCTGTATGAATAACTTACTAATTTCTGtctaaaatttaaatatttttaaagtatctaATAGTTTGCATTATGACAAAATATTACTTAATATATATTAAACCGTTAAGCAGAAGGTTGTTTTTCAGTGAACAGTTCTACATGTTTGATAACTTACTGTTGATTAGTCTGAAagtgaagaagaggaggaaaatgaaaaaatgtccAAACCAGaaccagaggaggaggaaaagaaaaaggagcgCATGGATAAGAAACggaaactgaaagaaatgtttgatGCAGAGTATGATGAAGGGGATGCCACGTActttgatgatcttaaagaagaaatgcataaaCAAGCACAGGTACAAGCTGTTAACTTCACAATATATCTGGCTATATGTCTTGAAAAATACTCCACAGAGTTTGCCTGAAGGTTTTTTCCTGGAGATACTTCAgaaaatatacacaaaaaaatacatgcttgcAATTTTTTTATGGTTGAACATTTTGCTTCCgtaactggaaagaaaaacaatcaaacaaaccagagattaattttaattgaCTTCAGTTAACCATACTCTAAATCACTGAATAAGTCAGGATGTGTCATCTAAGCTTCATCTACTTAAAAGTTTTTAAGCTTTCCATTTGTTCCATAGTGGTGGAACTAGCATGACAGgtcccaaaaaaacccaaaacataggAGAAAAAATTCCTTTCCAGGAGGtgtggggggggaaggcaggCATCTTTTTATGTGTAGGAAGGTGAAAAACTTTCTCATACTAATTTGTGTCAAATATTTTCCCAGTATTACTTCTAGTGTGTTTTTTGCAATGTTATTAACGGATAAGTAAGTTCTGTAAGCCTTTTCATCAAACCATCAAGTTATTTTAAGGAATAAATAATTGGTGACCATTGCTCTTTACATGTGGTAGAAGTCTTAAGGGTAACTGTATCCAGAAAGTAGCTTCTTTCTTTGGCTGACTTGGGAGAACATTGCCTTATATTGCTAATAACTTCACTGCCTTCTGACAACATGTTGTCCTAAATAGTCATTACATTAATCGTTACCTTCTTGCGTTAGCCTCCGTCATAAGTGATCATATGAGCTCTGGTATGATGTACTTACTAAGAGCACTGCAAGCATAAAGACTGGCATTCCAGTAAAGAAATACAAGACAATTTGCAACTGTTTGACTTGAGGTCTGTTCCAGAAATACATATCAGCAGTACTCCTACTGCGGGATGGAAGGGCAAGGATCTCAAACTGGGGATGTGTAAAGGCTTCTAGAATAATTTACTTGGACCAGAAGATTTGTGCCATATCTCAATCAATACCttgagaaatgaaattaataattaGTTTGCTTAAACATGGCATTCTAAAGGTAGCTGAACATCAAGAGCTAGAACAGGAGCGTGAGGCTTCTGTTATTCACAAGTATATCTTGTTAAATATGTACATAATATCTACATTCAAATGATACAGAAGAGCTTTAAAAGACCCTTTTGATGACATACAGTGTGAGgttgcacagaaatatttttaagctgcTGAGTAAGATAGGAGCCCAGCCTTCTCATAAAGTGGCACCTTAAAGATCAGGATGTTAACTTTAAAAGGTACTTGGGCTcctaaataaaaatgtacttctGATAGTTGCATCTTTAAAATCCAAAGTGACTCTTATGAAAGATATATCAAAGTCACTCAGTCATTTGCTTCTTTTGGGTACTGTCTTTCAACTAGACTTAACAGGCCCACTTGGGATTTCAAATTGGAAGGAATTCATGGTGGCGGAGATCTTGCTGTGAATAAAAAGTCACGGAACCTATAGATCTTTCCCAAAAGATTTATATAAATGTTAACATGTCTTAAATAGAACTGGCACCTCGTGAACAAGTTGTTAGTGCTTGAATTTTGTAAAACACATGGTGGCTTTCTTTTTGTCACATAGCTTAATCGGGAAGAATTTGAAGATCAAGATGATGAGACCAGAGTGCAGTATGAGGGCTTCCGGCCTGGGATGTATGTTCGAATAGAAATTGAGAATGTCCCATGTGAATTTGTCCTGAATTTTGACCCTCATTATCCTATTATCCTGGGTGGTCTAGGCAACAGTGAAGGAAATGTTGGATATGTACAGGTATGTAACCAGAGCTGTGAGTGCACTTTGTATTGGCACAGGTGTGCTTCAGAGTGTCTGGgagtttcttattttctgtttattaaagATACAGAGAGAAACCTTCGTCTTTGTCTCTTGAATAGGGGATTCGTTTTTGACACTATTAACTACAGTAGCAGATGCTGGATTTTTATAGGCTTGACTGGATAACTGGAAAAAGTTACTGTTGTTTAATGTTCATCTACAGAGATGTCTTAGGACTAAGGTCTGATATTGCAATTGCTAAATTGCAAACATAAATTGTGCTCTGAGGTTCATGGTCTATGGACAAATGGCTATAGAAAAGTTACTagcacacacatatatatatatatatggtaaAATAATACTTGTATGCACACAAACATGACTTCAAAGTGAGTGAAATACTAATTAGCTTGATCTTTGCGGTTAACCTAGTGTTAACTAGGTTAATGAGAATCTTCAAAGGTACAGAGCTTACTGAGTAAAAAATACTAGTGTAGATGGTGCTTTCAATTATTCGTGAAATTAAGGCTTGATTTTCAGAATTAATGTTGTTATCCTGTAACAGTATTGTTCATCTGTTCTTCTAATTAGTTGCGCCTGAAGAAGCACCGATGGTATAAGAAGATACTTAAGACACGTGATCCTTTAATCTTCTCATTAGGGTGGAGGCGATTTCAGACTATCCCCATGTTCTACATTGAAGATCACAATGGGCGTCATAGGCTTCTGAAGTACACACCGCAACATATGCATTGTGGAGCAACTTTCTGGGGTAAGGGCATTCTGGAGTTACTGTCCTGTGTCACTTAATCATTATAAAATTCTCAGGCTTTACAGGATGTATCAGGAAGTACAGCCAGTAGCTTTTAGAATGGAAAGTCTTAAAAAAGTTGTATTCCCCATGAAATACCAAATAACACCAAATAGTACGGGAAAATAGGCTATTGCATATAATTGGTGAATTATTTGAATGATTTGTGAATTATTTGGCTTTTAATCAAATTCTGAGCATGCAGCTAGGTTGTATTGCATCAAAGAGGAATGTGATTTGTTGGCTGTTTGCAGAGAGACACTTGCACACATTATGGGCCCAGTCCTGCAAATGCTTCTGAACAGGAGTAACTTCTTGTTAACTATTCCTTTTACTTTCGTGGGGTTGTGTATGTGAGTAATGGGTTAAATgctttaacattttatttggttttattaattGAGAATATTTGGCATGTATTTCTAAGCTTTCTGACTTTAAATGGAAGCTAGATGTTGTGTAGTAAAGCTTTTcataaattttttaatttaatgttcTTGTAGGGCCCATTACTCCTCAGGGGACAGGATTTTTGGCAGTTCAGTCTGTCAGTGGCACAACGGTAGGTTTGTTATCACAAAAGGTTGTTTACTACTTTCCACATGTGTTTGGACATACAGATTTGGGGAAGAAGGTGTATGTGTGGGAAAGCAGTGATGTAGGAACTGAAAAAGCAGGTAGACTTAAGCTTTTGAAAGGTGTATTATGATAAGAAACTGGATGGACACTTTTCTAACAATTTTTATCTGCTACACTGAAAATGACCAATactgctttattattttctgtggaagGAATTATACCTACCTGATTTTCAGTTATTAAGTATACAGATAACTTTAAAACCTTTTCACAGGATGAGATGCTGTTGAAAATGTCTCTAGCATGGTACTGACTTACAGCAGTGCACAAAGCACTTCTCCTTTGAGACTTTCTGTCTGAGTAAGATTGTGTTTCGTAAAAGAGAACACAGTGAGGTAGTTAACAAGGACTCTTAGATTGCTTCCAAGGTAATTAGAATGGCAGTTCTGAAAATCTCATTAGGGAATGGTAGGAATGTTATGTCAGCAGCACCTCAACTAGTCTGTACGAAGTCAGTTTGCATTTGTCATGTTGCCGTACTCCTGCAGAGGTTATAAATTCTGAACTCAAACTctaaaaagcagtgaaattgTATCAGGGAAATGGTTTCTTCACTGGTAAATATACATTCAGCAGTGTCTTTCATCTCTGTATGTTTCAGCCTGATTTCCGGATTGCTGCAACAGGAGTTGTGCTCGATTTGGATAAATCCATAACTattgtaaagaaattaaaactaacTGGTTTTCCATTCAAAATTTTTAAGAACACTTCTTTTATTAAGGTAGGTATGTAGGTATGTATACTGTAAAACCACAGGTACCAATGTTAGGAAAGAATGAAACCTAGGACTCCATCCATCTCTCTTTCCTGAGGCAGAAGTTCACCTTAATTGTTGCATACTCTTCTGGCTCTCAGTTgctgcttggcttttttttgaGCTCTCTTCAGTGCACTTTCTGAAGTTTGATTCAGTTTGATCCCACTGAGTTTCAGCTTTGGGATCAAAGATGACTTCTAGCAGTGCTTAGGACTGTATAATTACAGTTACAAAAATGTTTGGGACAGGAAGTATTGCAGAAGAGAATTTTCACTGACCTTCCAACTGTCCTTAGATCACCTTTCAAGCTCAGGAGGAGGTTAAATTATTCTCTGTTTGGGGCAGTAATCAACTAAGCACTGATCCCAACAGTGAAGTGCTCAGGTATTCACACTAAGCatacacagatttattttttttttttctgatttccttgTGATTTATGAAAGAAGCACAGACCTTGGAGAACTATATTGTGTTAGCCTCGTAGCTAGCAACTTAAAGGCAGCTTACTTGCTTTTAGGGTATGTTGTGTTTTACCAGATGACTTTAAAAGAGAACTGGACAGATTCTCTTAAATATGTTCTGTTTTagaattttaaatgtatgtatttaatgCGAAGAAGCTTTGCTAGATTACCTCTTTTTTACCCTAAAGTACTATCTTTTTACCCTAAAGTCAGCTCAGTAGGTTTTGGTATGATCAGGACTGTTAGTATAAACACAATGATATGTTCTTCCTATTTCTTTGTAAGATAGGCTTCTGGGAATTACTTAAGTTTTTGTAGCCTACATAGGTCACAGAGAGACTTAGCATCTTGAATGATGGTGGCTAATTCACACTTTCAGGGAATGTTTAACTCTCAGTTGGAAGTGGCTAAATTTGAAGGTGCAGCAATTCGTACTGTGAGTGGTATCCGAGGACAGATCAAAAAGGCCCTCCGAACTCCAGTAGGTGCTTTCAGAGCAACATTTGAAGACAAA
This region includes:
- the BMS1 gene encoding ribosome biogenesis protein BMS1 homolog, producing MEEKEKKQHRAKHSGPKAEKKRKRYLNDLGIGDEENARKRNPKAFTVQSAVRMARTFHRTQDLKTKKHHIPVVDRTPLEPPPVVVVVVGPPKVGKSTLIKCLIKNFTRQKLVEIRGPVTIVSGKKRRLSIIECGCDINTMIDLAKVADLVLMLIDASFGFEMETFEFLNICQVHGFPKIMGVLTHLDTFKNNKQLKKTKKKLKHRFWTEVYPGAKLFYLSGMVHGEYQKQEVHNLGRFISVMKFRPLTWQTSHPYVLADRMEELTNPEDVRINPKCDRKISLYGYLRGAHLKNKSQIHMPGVGDFTVSDVSFLPDPCALPEQQKKRSLNEKEKLVYAPLSGVGGIVYDKDAVYIDLGGSHAHEKEEEEVRPNHELVQSLISTHSAIDVKMASSKVSLFMDSGPIGSEDIGQEFVMPKEERQIDLKTGRVRRKALFEEEEKENDDAESDEEDNQEEEAVSEDGSDGDDEDDTEEDSGREPLEEEMAVGRAKRLKTEVAKEETVNELLAFADSDDDLEMSSEGEEGKTDPEESEMEEDEEEEEEQRTYENESSDSEFEAAGKRVSESRQYEIKSEDTEMRSQIADHSLKRKAVLTTDSGNCTAEEASESEVENSSLDEGDDEEGSHDELEAEESSKKGFRHTQAKKAEGQCKVKAEDDDVENLLREEDEYEEKIDFSADTIGALKWKEDLAQKAAQAFLRQQRSTPNLRKLVYGTAVEDEDPEGEDAGDELGGLFHVSRPDKASKQKANALDCSKFLIEKPQDWDLEEVMSSIRDCFVTGKWEDGKDAAKLLEEDEELYGDFEDLETGVVYKGKDAAEGHESESEEEEENEKMSKPEPEEEEKKKERMDKKRKLKEMFDAEYDEGDATYFDDLKEEMHKQAQLNREEFEDQDDETRVQYEGFRPGMYVRIEIENVPCEFVLNFDPHYPIILGGLGNSEGNVGYVQLRLKKHRWYKKILKTRDPLIFSLGWRRFQTIPMFYIEDHNGRHRLLKYTPQHMHCGATFWGPITPQGTGFLAVQSVSGTTPDFRIAATGVVLDLDKSITIVKKLKLTGFPFKIFKNTSFIKGMFNSQLEVAKFEGAAIRTVSGIRGQIKKALRTPVGAFRATFEDKLLMSDIVFVRTWYPVSIPTFYNPVTSLLKPAGEKDSWSGMKTTGQLRHERGIKLKQNKDSLYKPIVREKRHFNKLHIPKALQKALPFKNKPKNLEKKGKTPKDQWRPAVIREPHEKKISALLSALSTVNNYKIKKAKVKHREHLKEYLKVKQKEDEQKFKRQKEAKKKIYRILGQREKKRQKSSLKGSSKGEKSI